GGGCAATGGTTCACACTTTTTCACCAACATGGATCGCCCGGCCAAAAGGTCGGCATAGGGACGGCAACTCTCTGGGAATGCTTTAACATCGCCCGTTATCACATGGTTGGGCACCAGGTCGGACATGATATCGAACCAATAAAGGGAGATCAGGTTCAAAATTTTGCCCTTGTCCGGAACGATTTCCGGCATGACCACATCGAATGCCGAAATGCGGTCCGAGGCGACCATCAACAGGGCGTCGCCCAGGTCGAAAATATCTCTCACTTTTCCCCGCTTGACCAGATTCAGCGTCTTTATTTCCGTTTCCATGACCATTGGATAAACATTTCCTTTTTTCTCAATAGATGGCCCGATACTTAAGGATCAGGGCTGAGAATTCTCGTTGAATGCCTCGATATATTTCTTCAAGACAATGTTGGCCGACTGGTCTATATCGAAGAACTCGATGCCGGATTCGAACATGTTGTTTTCCATTTTTCTCATGTAAACCACCTTGCCCTTGATATCGACCACGTCCTCCTTGAAACCGATGGTCAGAGAAACCGTTCGCCGGGCATCCATAGGGCTATGCGTTTCCAGCAGAATTCCGGACTCCGAGACATTGAGCGTTCGCCCCATGCCCTGGTTTTCCTCTTCCTCGTTTTCGTCGAAATAGACATAGTTGAGCAGATTGACGGAATCGATACGAGAATGCTTCCTCTTTTCTTCGTTTGTCATAATGTATTCACCTGATTGAGTTATCCATTCGATTCAATAGCTATTTCTTCAGGCCATATTTTTGATAGTAGTTGCAGACAACCCTCGTACTGACGGATATGCAGGACGATACATTGTCGATGAAATTTTTGAAGGTCGTGGATAGATTGTTGTACTCCTTCTGGAGCTGCGATAGTTCGGCCTTGCGGACTTTCAGATCTTTGTTGGCCAGAACCGATGCAAACTCGGGTTCGTGCCCGAGATCCAGAAACGGGATGCTTCCGAAATAGTCTCCCTTGAAGAGCTGGACGAGTGGAATCTGGCCGATATCGTCATTGCGCACGATGGAGCCGCTGCCTTCACGAATGACGTACAGATCTTCTTCGGTTGTGCCCTGCTTCATCACCGGCTTTTTATTGTCCACGTAAGCTTCGGGGCTCAACTTCTTTTGGCGCAACTCGATGACGCGCTCATTGAGCTGCTTCAACCGCTTGTCCAGGCTGATGAGCAACCCCCTGAATTCCGGGGTCAACTTCGCGAACTCCTGAGCCAGCCTCTGGGAATCGAGCACGCCCAGTTGGACGTTACCGACCGCCACGGCCGTCGCGGTGCGGATGTGTCCCTGAATCAAAAAAGAAGCCAGACTGCCGATGAATGAGCCATCCCCCAACCGCACAATCGGCAGCTGCCCCTCGGGTGTCTCCCTGACGATCTCCACGACCCCCTCGAGAATGACCCAAATCCAGCTCCCGTGCTTGCCCTCTTCGACGATATACTCTCCGTCGAAGAAATCTTCTTCATCGGCAACATACATGTAATCGACCATTGGCCCCTTGACGATGGGAATCGCATCCGCTGAACCTCCGGCCGACTGTTTGCGAACTGCCGCGCCTGGCCCCACTCTTTTAATTTGACCGTCATCGACCATTTTTAAGCCCTCTAAAATGATACCCATGCGGCTTTTGGTAATCACCCGTTGGGTCAGTACATTTTCTTTGTTGAATTCGAATTCTCCATCGGTCCAGCCGAATAATTCGAACACGGCTTCCAACCCGGTCGTCGAGCCACAGGCGGCGTTGATTGGATTCCCGTTTTCAAAATAGATGAATCCGGGTTCGGCGGCATACCTGCTGATCAAGCGCAATACCCCTGTGCTGCCGTTGGCTCCCAGCAACTGCATGATGTCGCCCAAGGCGAGAAAACTGAGGCTTCCTGCCAGTACAACGCTATCCCGCATGGTTCTATCTTACTGCGCCCATTTAAATTCCCTTTGGAGCGATTGAAGGGTCAACTTTAAACACTCCTTCAGCGTTACCCCCACACCATCACCTTTAACGGCACTCCCCTCAAAGGCAGGCACTTGCAGCTGGCGGTTGAGATCTTTTTGCATCTGTTCGACCGACATCAGCGGGATGCCTTGCTCCGCCAAGTCTCTCTTGTTGAACTGCATGACAAGCGGCACTTTGAAAATGCTCTTGCCATATTCTTTCAAATTACTCTGAAGGTCCTTCAACGACAGCATGTTTTTTTCACGCCGCACTTCAAGAGAATCGGCGACAAAGACGATACCGTCCACTCCTCGTAACACGAGCTTTCGGGTGGAACTGTACTTTACCTGCCCGGGGACCGTGTATAATTGAACGCGCACATCGCACCCCCTGATCTGGCCGAGGCCAATGGGCAGAAAATCGAAAAACAGGGTCCGATCCCCCTCTGTGTTGATGGAAACCATCTCCCCCTTGACCTGCTTTTTATAGGCTCCGAATATATATTCCAGATTCGTCGTCTTGCCGCACCGACCCGGTCCGTAGTACACAACCTTGCACTCAATTTCTCGCTTCTTCAAATTAAAAATCGCCATAACTCAAGGCCCCCAGGAAAAACTCGGATAAAATTTCGTGACGCCGCATTTATGTGCTCACGATACGAATATCGACGCAGTAATCACCCTGTTTCGGTCCAGTCTTAATTTTGGTTTTCGACGCAACCATGCCGGCACCGTTAAAGATGGCGATGGGCGAAAAAAACTGAACATCTTTCAGCTCCATGCGCTCTTCTAGTGTTTCGATCAATTCACTCTCTTGTTTGGAAATGATCAGGCTCAACATGTTTCCAGACTGGAAATTTACATCGAACTCGACCATCTTCCCTTTTCGTGGGCCCGCATCGAAAGTAATCCCGATGGAGGTAATATCCAGAAACTCCTCTTCAACTTCGGCTTGAGGTTGTACTTCCACCACCGATTCTTCGAGCTGCGGGTCGATGGTCTCCAGCAGGGAAGGCAGGTTAGCTTCGACGCCTTTTTTGGCCAGAACCTCTTCGAGAAAGGTCCTCACGGCCTCAAGCTGGTTGGCGTGAAAAATATCGCCGGTGTACCACTGTTGGTATTGGTTGATCGCCTCATCGGCGCCGGCCGACGCCAGATGGCATTGGAGGATGTTCTTGGCGGCTTCGACGCGAACCTTTTCCTTTTTCAGCAACCCATTGAGTTCGGTGAGCGCACGATCGAACTGTCCGAACTTGGCCAATGCCACGGCGCCTTCCAATGCGGCGCTATCCTGGTCCGTGCTTTCCGAAAACGCGAACAGGTTCTTGATCAGATCCTGGGCCTTCTGGGAAAGCTCAGGGGTCGTGGGCCCCTTTTCAACCTTTTCTTTGGTCGTCCTCAAGGCGTTGATTTTTTCTGAAATCGCCTTGATGAGACTCTCCTTGTTTTTCAGCTTTTCGATGGAATTGACGATATTTACCGCATCCTTGTATTTGCTCTGCGCTTCGGAGATCAATCCTTGGGAACGATAAATTTCAGCTTCTTGCAGCACCGCCTTAAGTCGCTGTTTAATGTCCATTAAAGCCCCCATCCGAGTCAAACCGTATCGCCATTGCCGGCCACCATCTTCCGCGTCTGATTGTATGTTGCCTATCCCTGTACAAAGGCCCGACTCTCGTGCATGAGTGACGCACGTGGCCATTCGTTGGGTGCGTACAGAAATATACTTTTATCGCGCTTGCCGCTTAAAAGTCAATATTTAATAGTTATTTAAATAAGCTATAACCACACGGGATTAAGTTCGGCCAAATCGCGAATGGGTTTAGTACATTTTTTAGAATGCACCAAACCCATTCTTTTCATGGCCGTGCTGCCCGACCTGCCACACGAGCCGTCCCAACCAGATGAAAAACGGCTATCGCCCTCTAAAACAAAGCGGAAACAGCGGCTCTCTCGTCCAAAAGTTCCTTTTCGGTGAGCTTCATACGTTCACGGCTGAAATCACCGACCTTCAGTCCGGGGACCTCTTGCCATTTGCCGTTCTCGCAGACGATGGGAAACGAATAGATGATGTCGCCATCAATGCCGTAGGAATTACCGGAACTGTAAACGCCCATGCTGACCCATTTGCCGTTGGTGCCCAACGCCCAATCGTGCATGTGGTCGATGGCCGCCGATGCGGCCGATGCCGCGCTGGAAGCGCCACGGGCTTTGATAACGGCAGCGCCGCGCTGTTGGATGGTCGGGATGAATTCCTTTACGTACCACTCCTGGTCGACTTTCCCAGCGATGGCCTGGCCATCGACCATGGCATAACTGATGTCCGGATACTGGGTGGCCGAATGGTTGCCCCAGACCACCATTTTTTCGATGTTTGTCGTGTGACTTCCGAGTTTGTCGGCCAACTGGGAAAGCGAACGGTTGTGGTCCAGACGCATCATGGCCGTAATGTTGCGTGGATTTAAACTAGGGGCGTTTTTCAATGTAATCAGAGCATTGGTATTGGCCGGGTTTCCCACTACCAGCACCTTGACGTCGCGATTGGCATGTTTGTCGAGGGCCTTGCCCTGCACCGAAAAAATCTCGGCATTCACTTTGAGCAGGTCCGATCGTTCCATGC
This Desulfatitalea tepidiphila DNA region includes the following protein-coding sequences:
- a CDS encoding tetratricopeptide repeat protein, with amino-acid sequence MDIKQRLKAVLQEAEIYRSQGLISEAQSKYKDAVNIVNSIEKLKNKESLIKAISEKINALRTTKEKVEKGPTTPELSQKAQDLIKNLFAFSESTDQDSAALEGAVALAKFGQFDRALTELNGLLKKEKVRVEAAKNILQCHLASAGADEAINQYQQWYTGDIFHANQLEAVRTFLEEVLAKKGVEANLPSLLETIDPQLEESVVEVQPQAEVEEEFLDITSIGITFDAGPRKGKMVEFDVNFQSGNMLSLIISKQESELIETLEERMELKDVQFFSPIAIFNGAGMVASKTKIKTGPKQGDYCVDIRIVST
- a CDS encoding malate dehydrogenase — its product is MKSPVRVTITGAAGQISYSLIFRIAHGDLLGPDQPVILQLLEIPPAMNALKGVVMELQDCAFPLLSDMVPTDDPNVAFKDADYAFLVGARPRSAGMERSDLLKVNAEIFSVQGKALDKHANRDVKVLVVGNPANTNALITLKNAPSLNPRNITAMMRLDHNRSLSQLADKLGSHTTNIEKMVVWGNHSATQYPDISYAMVDGQAIAGKVDQEWYVKEFIPTIQQRGAAVIKARGASSAASAASAAIDHMHDWALGTNGKWVSMGVYSSGNSYGIDGDIIYSFPIVCENGKWQEVPGLKVGDFSRERMKLTEKELLDERAAVSALF
- a CDS encoding GTP-binding protein, which gives rise to MAIFNLKKREIECKVVYYGPGRCGKTTNLEYIFGAYKKQVKGEMVSINTEGDRTLFFDFLPIGLGQIRGCDVRVQLYTVPGQVKYSSTRKLVLRGVDGIVFVADSLEVRREKNMLSLKDLQSNLKEYGKSIFKVPLVMQFNKRDLAEQGIPLMSVEQMQKDLNRQLQVPAFEGSAVKGDGVGVTLKECLKLTLQSLQREFKWAQ
- a CDS encoding cyclic nucleotide-binding domain-containing protein, whose product is MRDSVVLAGSLSFLALGDIMQLLGANGSTGVLRLISRYAAEPGFIYFENGNPINAACGSTTGLEAVFELFGWTDGEFEFNKENVLTQRVITKSRMGIILEGLKMVDDGQIKRVGPGAAVRKQSAGGSADAIPIVKGPMVDYMYVADEEDFFDGEYIVEEGKHGSWIWVILEGVVEIVRETPEGQLPIVRLGDGSFIGSLASFLIQGHIRTATAVAVGNVQLGVLDSQRLAQEFAKLTPEFRGLLISLDKRLKQLNERVIELRQKKLSPEAYVDNKKPVMKQGTTEEDLYVIREGSGSIVRNDDIGQIPLVQLFKGDYFGSIPFLDLGHEPEFASVLANKDLKVRKAELSQLQKEYNNLSTTFKNFIDNVSSCISVSTRVVCNYYQKYGLKK
- a CDS encoding PilZ domain-containing protein, giving the protein MTNEEKRKHSRIDSVNLLNYVYFDENEEEENQGMGRTLNVSESGILLETHSPMDARRTVSLTIGFKEDVVDIKGKVVYMRKMENNMFESGIEFFDIDQSANIVLKKYIEAFNENSQP